The Natribaculum luteum genome contains the following window.
GTCGTCGGCCAGAACCTCGGTGCTGGAAAGCCCGCCCGCGCGAGACAGGCCACCTGGACCGGCGTCGCCATCGCCGGCGGCGCACTCACCGTCGTCGGCGTCGTCCAGTGGATCGTCCCGGAGCCGCTGACCCACGTCTTCGTCCCCGACGTGACCGCGACCGAACTCGAGTTGACCGTCGAGTACCTGCGGATCCTCGCGTACGGCTACTGGGCCATCGGCGCGATGTACCTCCTCCAGGGCGGGTTCAACGGTGCCCGCCGGACGCGGACGAGCCTCGTGGCCAGCCTGTTGCAGTACTGGGTGGTCCGCCTGCCGATCGCGGCCGCCGGCGTGTACGTCCTCGAGATGGGCGCCTCGGGCGTCTTCTGGGCTGTCACGCTCTCGAACGTCGCCGCCGCGGTCGGACTCGGCCTCTACTACTGGCACGAGACGACGAACGGCATGAACGCTCGAGCGGCGGACGAGGCGACGGCGGCGGCGAGCGATTGAGAGCGACGGACACGGTCCGTATACGGACGTCTCGAGACCGTCGCATCGTCACCTGCCGCGATAGCTTTACAGACGCCAGTGAGAAACGGTGAGCCATGAGCGACGGGTCGACGCCGGACTGGCTCCACCTCGGGGAGGGTGAGGCGGTCGTCTGGGAGAGCCGACCACATCCCGTCGCGATGGGGTCGAGACTGCTCGTCGGCGTGTCGCTCGTGCTCGTCGGGTTCCTGGTCGCCGTCTGGGGAGCGGCCGACGGCGTCGGCGTAGTGACGGCGATCGGACTCGTCGTCGCGATCGTCGGTGCCGGCCTCGCAGTCGTACGGTACGTCCACTGGACTACGACAAGATACGTCATCACTACCTCCGAACTCTACGAGAAACGCGGCGTCGTCTCGAGGGACGTCACCCAGTTTCGCCTCGATCGCATCCAGAACACGAGCCTGCGCCAGTCGGCGCTGGGGCGACTGCTCGGCTACGGCAACCTGACCGTCTACACGGCCGGTTCCGGCGACCCGGAGCTGACGTTCCAGCGTCTCTCACGCCCCCACGAGGCGAGTACCGTGCTCTCGGAACAGCTCGACGACCTCGAGGTTCGCTCGTCGACCTGATCGACGCCGTCGGTCGCGACAGAAACGCCTTTGACCGGCCGCTCCCCGTCTCCGTGTGATGGAGGTCGCCGAGGTTCTGCCAGAGTTCGCCGACGCGTTCGCCTTCGAGGAGTTCAACCGGATGCAACGCGAGGCCCTGCCCGCACTGCTCGAGCGCGAGGAGAACGTGGTCGCGAGCGCGCCGACCGCGTCCGGAAAGACGGCCCTCGCAGAACTCGCGATCTGCAAGGCACTCGCCGACGACGGGACGGCGTTGTTTATCGCTCCGCTGCGGGCGCTGACCAACGAGAAAGAGAGCGACTGGGATCGCTTCGAGGAACTCGGCTACTCGGTGTACGTCGTCACGGGCGAACGCGAGTTGAACCCCCGGCGAGCGCGACGCGCGGACATCCTCGTGATGACGCCGGAGAAACTCGACTCGGCGACCAGGAAACACGACTCGCGACGGTACGACTTCGTCACCGACGTCGACGTCTGCGTCATCGACGAGGTCCACCTGCTCGACGCCGACCGGCGGGGGGCGGTACTCGAGGTGACGATCTCGCGGCTCCGACGGCTCTGTTCGCCCCGGATCGTCGCGCTGTCGGCGACGATGCCGAACGTCGACGACGTGGCGGCGTGGCTCGACGCCCCGCCGGCGTGTACCTTCGAGTTCGGCGACGAGTACCGCCCGGTCGACCTGAACGCCGGCGTGAAGACCTACACGCACGGCGAGAACTCCTTCGCGGACAAGTACCGTCGCCTGTATCGAGCGCTGGATCTGGCGGAACCCCACCTCAGGGAGGACGGCCAGGCGCTCGTGTTCGTCGCCTCGCGCCAGGACACGGTACAGGCGGCGAAGAAGGCCAGAGACGAGATTGCCGAACGCGACGTCCCGATGGGCGCACGCGGTGACTACGACTTTCACACGGAGAGTAAAGAACTCGAGAACGACACGCTGCGCAACTCCGTGCTCGACGGCGTCGCGTTCCACCACGCGGGTCTGTCGAAAAACGACAAGGACCTCGTCGAGGCGTGGTTCAAGGAGGGGAAGATCGAACTGCTGTTTTCGACCTCGACGCTCGCGTGGGGGGTCAACCTGCCGGCTCGCTGCGTGGTCATCCGCGACACGAAACTCCACGACCCGCTCGAGGGCGAGGTCGACATGAGCCCCCTCGACGTCTTGCAGATGCTCGGCCGGGCCGGTCGGCCGGGCTACGACGACGTCGGCTACGGCTGGGTCGTTTGCGACGCGGCGGAGGCGGACAAGTACCGCCGACTGCTGCGCGACGGCAAGGAGATCGAGTCGCGACTGGCCGACGACGTAGACGCC
Protein-coding sequences here:
- a CDS encoding PH domain-containing protein, with amino-acid sequence MSDGSTPDWLHLGEGEAVVWESRPHPVAMGSRLLVGVSLVLVGFLVAVWGAADGVGVVTAIGLVVAIVGAGLAVVRYVHWTTTRYVITTSELYEKRGVVSRDVTQFRLDRIQNTSLRQSALGRLLGYGNLTVYTAGSGDPELTFQRLSRPHEASTVLSEQLDDLEVRSST
- a CDS encoding DEAD/DEAH box helicase, which encodes MEVAEVLPEFADAFAFEEFNRMQREALPALLEREENVVASAPTASGKTALAELAICKALADDGTALFIAPLRALTNEKESDWDRFEELGYSVYVVTGERELNPRRARRADILVMTPEKLDSATRKHDSRRYDFVTDVDVCVIDEVHLLDADRRGAVLEVTISRLRRLCSPRIVALSATMPNVDDVAAWLDAPPACTFEFGDEYRPVDLNAGVKTYTHGENSFADKYRRLYRALDLAEPHLREDGQALVFVASRQDTVQAAKKARDEIAERDVPMGARGDYDFHTESKELENDTLRNSVLDGVAFHHAGLSKNDKDLVEAWFKEGKIELLFSTSTLAWGVNLPARCVVIRDTKLHDPLEGEVDMSPLDVLQMLGRAGRPGYDDVGYGWVVCDAAEADKYRRLLRDGKEIESRLADDVDAHLNAEIAMGTITDLEDVMEWLETTFYYVRGQSQPEAYDFPNLTKNVRDTLEGLVEEGFVETGEDLSIEATPLGVLASKYYLRLDTAARFARLCEHDQIGDGDVLEAVATAAEFDSVSARQSERDAINAVLVGQETGDLEAGERKVLAILRGAASGTTPAELRSDAWVIRQNSLRLLAALRAFLDRFHGPHAANLARRLEARIENGVAEDAVGLTGIDGVGSGRASKLSKEGLSTPRDVVDAGVAGLVDAGLSEGVAERVYEGAQSLPALDLEWGTFPESVATGESDVHEVTVRNVGEPARAGIRVTVNGVEMTSTSTYLRDEETVPVGVFGANEDELEFTVSVAFPGEPLVPLEETRTVAVN